In one window of Bacillota bacterium DNA:
- a CDS encoding putative glycoside hydrolase: protein MTSHVAGMPGRLEQLTAHIKGSGLNAMVIDLKDNSGTVPYPLPVPLLSEIKAVRPRIDDLPALVRHLKSQGIYLIARIVVFQDPVLVNARPEWAIRDQQGKPWRDQHGWYWLNPYSRDVWEYNVDLAEQAVKLGFDEVQFDYVRFPDNPQRVARTAVLDNPEGLTRTEAILAFLRLARERLAGKAFLSADVFGLATTAADDMGIGQDFSAICQVVDYISPMVYPSHYYNPGIYGLPVPEADPYQVVKRALQDAKAKARGTRAMIRPWLQDFSLRIPYGRAEVEAQIRAAHEEGIDQWLLWNPENVYTAGVDYRAAQAPQAPANELGRVLILEYHHIGPQEGRWTRTPQNFRADLERLYREGYRLIGLTDYLQGRISVPAGFSPVILTFDDSSPGQFRLLDPGQEPPPSPRRDGPLPRPLKVGDRYIDPDCAVGVLLDFCAQHPDFGRAATFYVLFPTPFGQADCWREKLVFLHEMGMEIGNHTMSHASLKNLGPDEIQRELALPQARVQEVLPGYLMTSLALPFGEAPAQRNLLLAGEYKGAAYRHLGVMVVGAEPAPSPAARSFRPDAIPRVQVFAEELDKWLSFLASHPGERYVSDGDPGRLSFPPALAERLHPEWDGRVTPSGER, encoded by the coding sequence GTGACCTCGCACGTAGCGGGCATGCCGGGGCGGCTCGAACAACTCACGGCCCACATCAAGGGCTCGGGGCTGAACGCCATGGTAATCGACCTTAAGGACAACTCAGGCACCGTTCCCTACCCGCTACCTGTCCCCCTCCTCAGCGAAATCAAGGCCGTCCGCCCCCGCATCGACGATCTGCCCGCCCTGGTCCGACACCTCAAATCCCAGGGGATATACCTCATCGCTCGCATAGTGGTTTTCCAGGATCCCGTGCTGGTCAACGCCCGGCCCGAGTGGGCCATTCGGGATCAGCAAGGGAAACCCTGGCGTGATCAACACGGGTGGTACTGGCTTAACCCGTACTCACGGGACGTGTGGGAATATAACGTGGATCTAGCCGAACAGGCGGTGAAGCTGGGCTTCGACGAAGTGCAGTTCGACTACGTGCGTTTCCCGGACAACCCCCAGCGGGTAGCCAGGACGGCAGTGCTGGATAACCCCGAGGGTCTCACCCGCACGGAGGCCATCCTTGCCTTCCTGCGGCTGGCCCGCGAGAGGCTGGCGGGAAAGGCCTTCCTCTCCGCCGACGTATTCGGTCTTGCCACCACCGCGGCAGACGACATGGGCATCGGCCAGGACTTCTCCGCCATCTGCCAGGTGGTGGACTACATCTCCCCCATGGTCTACCCCTCTCACTACTACAACCCCGGGATATACGGCCTGCCGGTTCCCGAGGCCGATCCCTACCAGGTGGTGAAACGGGCCCTCCAGGATGCCAAGGCCAAGGCGCGGGGTACACGGGCCATGATCCGGCCCTGGCTCCAGGACTTCAGCCTCCGCATTCCCTACGGCCGGGCGGAAGTGGAAGCACAGATCCGGGCCGCCCACGAAGAGGGAATCGACCAGTGGTTGTTGTGGAATCCCGAGAATGTCTACACTGCGGGGGTGGATTACCGGGCCGCCCAGGCCCCACAGGCCCCAGCCAACGAACTGGGAAGGGTACTCATCCTGGAATACCACCACATCGGTCCCCAGGAGGGTCGCTGGACCCGGACTCCCCAGAACTTCCGGGCCGATCTGGAACGCCTATATCGCGAAGGGTACCGGTTGATCGGCCTCACCGATTACCTGCAGGGCAGGATCTCCGTTCCCGCCGGCTTTTCCCCCGTAATCCTCACCTTCGACGACTCCTCTCCCGGCCAGTTCAGGCTCCTGGACCCCGGGCAGGAGCCGCCTCCGTCACCCCGCCGCGACGGCCCCCTCCCTCGCCCGCTTAAGGTGGGCGATCGTTACATCGACCCCGACTGCGCGGTAGGGGTTTTGCTCGACTTTTGCGCGCAGCACCCCGACTTCGGCCGGGCGGCCACCTTCTACGTCCTCTTCCCCACTCCTTTCGGACAGGCGGACTGCTGGAGGGAGAAGCTCGTCTTCCTGCACGAGATGGGGATGGAAATCGGCAACCACACCATGAGCCACGCCAGCCTGAAGAACCTCGGCCCGGACGAGATCCAGCGGGAGTTGGCCCTTCCCCAGGCCCGGGTGCAGGAGGTTTTGCCCGGTTACCTGATGACCTCCCTCGCCCTGCCCTTCGGTGAAGCACCCGCGCAACGCAACTTGCTGCTGGCCGGAGAGTATAAGGGAGCCGCCTATCGCCACCTGGGCGTCATGGTGGTGGGTGCAGAACCGGCCCCCTCGCCAGCTGCCCGGTCCTTCCGGCCCGATGCCATCCCCCGGGTGCAAGTTTTCGCGGAGGAGCTCGACAAGTGGCTGTCGTTCCTCGCCAGCCACCCCGGGGAACGATACGTCTCCGACGGTGATCCCGGGCGCCTCAGCTTTCCACCCGCCCTGGCCGAACGACTCCACCCCGAATGGGATGGGAGGGTAACACCCTCCGGGGAGAGGTGA
- a CDS encoding serine hydrolase, translating into MRKRVLFSILLIMIPVAMVTAAGAPLAAPGWTANTWHPGYEPLKAQIMACLAGDPATYGVYFLDLESGKSFGINADLPIPQASTVKVPIVLYVNHLVAQGRASWSDRVAYQPATDHRTGAGALQFFARPGDTYSLRVLSNLAITLSDNVAKAMLVRHLGASNIKRFMASLGASHPNINGEEPTTARDMAIYLQAILRLARENPELGWRMIDDLSHTIWHVGLPGQLPPGIQVAHKEGDITGVSNDVGIVFSSHPYILCILSDGQQDIEAGFRKISEISRLVYDYQEQVYRSLGR; encoded by the coding sequence GTGAGGAAGCGCGTGCTATTCAGCATATTGCTGATCATGATTCCCGTCGCCATGGTCACCGCCGCGGGGGCACCGCTGGCGGCACCGGGCTGGACGGCGAATACATGGCACCCGGGGTACGAACCCCTCAAGGCGCAGATCATGGCCTGCCTGGCCGGCGATCCGGCCACCTACGGCGTGTATTTCCTTGATCTGGAGTCGGGCAAGAGCTTCGGTATCAACGCCGATCTGCCCATACCCCAGGCCAGCACGGTGAAGGTACCCATCGTGCTGTACGTGAACCATCTGGTGGCACAGGGCCGGGCAAGCTGGAGCGATCGTGTTGCCTACCAGCCTGCTACCGACCACCGTACCGGGGCCGGGGCCCTGCAGTTCTTCGCCCGGCCGGGAGACACCTACTCCCTGCGGGTGCTGTCAAACCTGGCCATCACCCTTTCCGACAACGTGGCCAAGGCCATGCTGGTCAGGCACCTGGGAGCCTCGAACATCAAGCGGTTCATGGCCTCGCTGGGTGCATCCCATCCCAACATCAACGGGGAGGAACCCACCACCGCCCGGGATATGGCCATCTACCTGCAGGCCATCCTGCGGCTGGCGCGGGAAAACCCCGAACTGGGCTGGAGAATGATCGACGACCTGTCCCACACCATCTGGCACGTGGGCCTGCCCGGACAGTTGCCGCCCGGAATTCAGGTGGCGCATAAAGAGGGCGACATCACGGGAGTATCCAACGACGTGGGCATCGTATTCTCGTCTCACCCGTACATCCTCTGCATCCTCTCGGATGGTCAGCAGGATATCGAGGCCGGGTTCAGAAAGATATCCGAGATCTCCCGGCTGGTCTACGACTACCAGGAGCAGGTCTACCGCTCCCTGGGACGGTAA
- a CDS encoding PaaI family thioesterase — translation MEMARHELRDRINDSPFYRLMGIRLVEIEPGRSRLEADVGNQHLNVYGTAHGGLCAALVDCAVGTALIGDLGQVTRPSPTVEMKINYLAPVTGGRLVAEGRLLHRGRTLAVGMAEIRDGEGTLVAVGTATYLSGGKEPNTLR, via the coding sequence ATGGAAATGGCCCGGCACGAACTCAGAGACAGGATTAACGACTCCCCGTTCTACAGGCTGATGGGCATCCGCCTGGTAGAAATCGAACCGGGCCGCTCGCGGCTGGAGGCGGACGTGGGGAACCAGCACCTGAACGTATACGGCACCGCCCACGGAGGCCTGTGTGCTGCCCTGGTGGATTGCGCCGTGGGAACCGCCCTGATCGGTGACCTGGGTCAGGTGACCAGGCCCTCTCCCACCGTAGAGATGAAGATCAACTACCTGGCTCCCGTTACCGGAGGCAGGCTGGTGGCAGAAGGTCGCCTCCTGCACCGCGGACGCACCCTGGCTGTGGGTATGGCCGAGATCAGGGACGGCGAAGGGACTCTGGTGGCCGTCGGCACGGCCACCTACCTGTCCGGGGGAAAGGAACCCAACACCTTGAGGTAG
- the pheA gene encoding prephenate dehydratase, whose product MVKVAFQGEPGAFSEEAIWRYWERWGEREDPHPLACATVEDVFRAVQEGRADLGVVPVENSYAGSINETSDLLRGFALYVRGEVILPVSHCLLALPGQRLEEIRRVYSHPQALAQCSNFLRRHGLEAVAAADTAGSARHIRERGLRGAGAIASSRAASIYGLDVLARGIEDRPDNQTRFFVISREPLCFAGPAKTTLIMGTAHRPGALYSCLGAFARRGINLTRLESRPSRARPWEYIFYVDCEGHVDDPALAEALAELGQLATYLKVLGSFPPDR is encoded by the coding sequence ATGGTGAAAGTTGCGTTTCAGGGGGAACCCGGTGCTTTCAGCGAGGAAGCCATATGGCGCTATTGGGAGAGATGGGGTGAGCGGGAGGATCCCCATCCGCTGGCGTGTGCCACGGTGGAGGACGTTTTCCGGGCCGTGCAGGAGGGCAGAGCCGATCTGGGCGTAGTGCCGGTGGAGAACTCCTATGCCGGATCCATCAACGAGACCAGCGACCTGCTGCGCGGGTTCGCCCTGTATGTGCGGGGAGAAGTGATCCTCCCCGTCAGCCACTGCCTGCTGGCCCTGCCCGGTCAGCGCCTGGAAGAGATCAGGCGGGTTTACTCCCATCCCCAGGCCCTGGCCCAGTGCAGTAACTTTCTGCGCCGGCACGGGCTGGAAGCCGTAGCGGCCGCTGACACCGCAGGGAGCGCCCGTCACATCCGGGAGCGGGGACTGCGCGGGGCGGGGGCCATCGCCAGCAGCAGAGCGGCCTCCATATACGGCCTGGACGTGCTGGCCAGGGGGATCGAAGATCGCCCCGACAACCAGACCCGGTTCTTCGTCATCAGCCGGGAACCCCTGTGTTTCGCCGGGCCGGCCAAGACCACCCTGATCATGGGAACGGCCCACCGGCCGGGGGCGCTGTACTCTTGCCTGGGAGCGTTCGCCCGCCGCGGTATCAATCTCACCCGGCTGGAGTCCCGCCCTTCCCGGGCTCGTCCCTGGGAGTACATCTTCTATGTGGACTGCGAGGGCCATGTGGATGATCCCGCCCTCGCAGAGGCGCTGGCCGAACTGGGACAACTTGCCACCTACCTCAAGGTGTTGGGTTCCTTTCCCCCGGACAGGTAG
- a CDS encoding aminotransferase class I/II-fold pyridoxal phosphate-dependent enzyme, producing MDTLTLTATPLVDALTEYARQGVIRFHMPGHRGGQGCPDVLRDWLGEAMRLDATGVLGLDDLHQPGGVLQITQELAARCFGADHTFFLVNGTSAGVHAMILATCGPGDKIIVARNLHKSALAGLVLSGAHPIYVQPELDSELGISMGVEAHAVAAALETHPEARAVLVVSPTYYGVTSDLEALAALAHSYDVPLLVDEAHGPHFRFHPALPTPALEAGADAAAQGIHKILSGLTQASMLHLRGNRVDVTRMQYVLRILQSTSASYLLMASLDAARAQMAREGYRLWEKALHLAALLREGVAAIPGLATFGRERVGRPGVHDLDLTKVTVHVAGLGINGPEAEHILRYRYGIQAEMSDLYNLLFIVGYGNTREEVLYLLGALAALAREAGACHNPSSGSYSAPDSPTSCGTPDTVRVPPLPPVPPLQLLPREAFFRPSRPVSLEHARGMISAETVTCYPPGIPVLCPGELVTPEVLDYLLAIRSAGLRISGPADPDLRYLRVL from the coding sequence ATGGACACCTTAACCCTGACCGCAACACCACTGGTGGACGCCCTGACAGAATACGCGCGCCAAGGTGTGATCAGGTTCCACATGCCCGGACACCGGGGAGGCCAAGGCTGCCCGGATGTCCTGCGGGATTGGCTGGGCGAGGCTATGCGGCTGGACGCCACCGGCGTATTGGGCCTGGACGACCTCCACCAGCCCGGCGGCGTACTGCAGATCACCCAGGAACTGGCTGCCCGGTGCTTTGGAGCCGACCATACCTTCTTCCTGGTAAACGGCACCTCGGCGGGCGTCCACGCCATGATCCTTGCCACCTGTGGCCCAGGAGACAAGATCATCGTCGCTCGCAACCTCCACAAGTCTGCCCTGGCCGGGCTGGTGCTGTCGGGTGCCCACCCCATCTATGTCCAGCCCGAACTCGACTCTGAACTGGGCATCAGCATGGGCGTGGAAGCCCACGCGGTCGCCGCCGCCCTCGAGACCCATCCCGAGGCCCGGGCCGTGCTGGTGGTCAGCCCCACCTATTACGGCGTCACCAGCGATCTGGAGGCCCTGGCCGCCCTCGCGCACAGCTATGACGTCCCCCTGCTGGTGGACGAGGCCCATGGCCCTCACTTCCGCTTTCACCCCGCTCTCCCCACCCCCGCCCTGGAGGCGGGGGCAGACGCCGCCGCCCAGGGCATCCACAAGATCCTCTCCGGCCTGACCCAGGCCTCTATGCTCCACCTGCGCGGCAACCGGGTGGACGTCACCCGCATGCAGTATGTGCTCCGGATCCTGCAGAGCACCAGCGCCTCGTATCTGCTCATGGCCTCCCTGGACGCCGCGCGCGCGCAAATGGCCAGAGAGGGCTACCGCCTGTGGGAGAAGGCTCTCCACCTGGCCGCACTGCTGCGCGAGGGAGTGGCCGCCATCCCCGGCCTGGCCACCTTCGGCCGGGAGCGCGTGGGCAGGCCCGGCGTCCACGACCTGGACCTGACCAAGGTCACCGTGCATGTCGCCGGCCTGGGTATCAACGGTCCCGAAGCCGAGCACATCCTGCGCTACCGTTACGGCATCCAGGCGGAGATGTCTGACCTGTACAACCTGCTCTTCATCGTGGGATACGGCAACACCCGTGAGGAGGTACTCTACCTCCTGGGTGCCCTGGCAGCCTTGGCCCGGGAAGCAGGCGCCTGCCACAATCCGTCGTCGGGCTCATACTCCGCCCCGGATTCCCCCACCTCCTGCGGCACACCTGATACCGTCCGGGTACCTCCTCTGCCGCCCGTACCCCCGCTCCAACTGCTCCCCCGAGAGGCCTTCTTCCGGCCCTCCCGCCCGGTGTCGCTCGAGCATGCCCGCGGTATGATCTCTGCCGAAACGGTCACCTGCTATCCGCCGGGAATACCGGTGCTGTGTCCGGGCGAACTGGTCACCCCCGAGGTTCTCGACTACCTCCTGGCGATCCGCTCCGCAGGGTTGCGCATCTCCGGTCCCGCCGATCCCGATCTCCGCTACCTGCGGGTCCTCTAA
- a CDS encoding N-acetylmuramoyl-L-alanine amidase has protein sequence MEALLTNMWTTVRPSPSGQALVSAVVLESTRPPTRWHLETRGPLELELHVEGLALNFPPARLPVLDGLVHEVSVGPHDGAITTAIHLDHPSAPTLALEGDGPFRLLCWFDRSLLRQIMGGVKVLVDPGHGGKDAGGRGPINLVEKNVTLKVARYLVGELRAWGAHPLVTRHDDRDVPASHRFLPAREGQARIVVSLHTDRLRDPTVRGVRTLYWTSHPGSRDLAHHIHHCLLERTGFPSRGVRQARPPDPRVAVPAVTVELVCISNMLDEAWLRSTTFLARAAQAITRGIKDYLFSTASQARPPETRRAGVVPQVCFSAIPVRTHVLSEQDDMVQVVARYTRGIAEPGDVICVAESPLAVTQGRAIVSSQVKPGLAARVLSKFPDPDGSLGTPQAMQLAISEVGLGRILVGGLAAALGRAAGRRGDFFRVAGQALAQIDDIAGTMPPYDRHVVLGPRDPQKVADSIKRATGVDALVADVNDIRCVDILGSTSDYPEAALTEALRENPFGNDDQCTPIVVLKPLRRDH, from the coding sequence GTGGAGGCCCTCCTGACCAACATGTGGACCACGGTGAGACCGAGCCCCAGCGGGCAGGCCCTGGTTTCCGCCGTCGTGCTCGAATCCACCCGGCCTCCCACCCGGTGGCATCTGGAGACGCGGGGCCCCCTGGAACTGGAACTGCATGTGGAAGGACTGGCCCTCAACTTCCCTCCGGCCCGCCTGCCCGTCCTGGACGGTCTCGTGCACGAGGTATCCGTCGGCCCACACGATGGTGCGATCACAACTGCCATCCACCTGGACCACCCATCTGCCCCCACCCTGGCCCTGGAGGGGGACGGGCCGTTTCGCCTGCTATGCTGGTTTGACCGTTCTCTCCTCCGGCAAATTATGGGTGGAGTCAAGGTACTTGTGGACCCCGGCCACGGGGGGAAAGATGCCGGGGGGCGGGGCCCCATCAACCTGGTCGAAAAGAACGTGACCCTGAAAGTGGCGCGCTACCTGGTCGGAGAACTGCGGGCATGGGGTGCCCACCCCCTGGTAACCAGGCATGACGACCGCGACGTGCCGGCCAGCCACCGCTTTCTGCCGGCCCGGGAAGGGCAGGCCCGGATAGTGGTCAGCCTGCATACCGACCGCCTGCGCGACCCCACCGTGCGCGGGGTGCGGACCCTTTACTGGACCTCCCACCCGGGGAGCCGCGACCTCGCCCACCACATCCACCATTGCCTCCTGGAACGTACCGGCTTCCCCAGCCGGGGCGTACGCCAGGCCAGGCCTCCGGACCCGCGGGTGGCGGTACCGGCCGTAACCGTGGAGCTGGTGTGCATCAGCAACATGCTGGACGAAGCCTGGCTGCGCAGCACCACCTTCCTGGCGCGGGCAGCCCAGGCCATCACTCGCGGCATCAAAGACTACCTGTTCTCGACTGCTTCCCAGGCACGTCCTCCCGAGACCCGCAGGGCGGGAGTCGTGCCGCAGGTCTGCTTCTCTGCCATCCCCGTGCGCACCCACGTGCTATCCGAGCAGGACGACATGGTCCAGGTGGTGGCCCGCTACACGCGGGGAATCGCGGAACCAGGTGACGTCATCTGCGTGGCCGAGTCCCCTCTGGCGGTAACCCAGGGACGTGCCATCGTATCTTCCCAGGTAAAGCCCGGCCTGGCCGCCCGCGTGCTGAGCAAGTTTCCCGACCCCGACGGGAGCCTGGGTACCCCTCAGGCCATGCAACTGGCCATTTCCGAAGTGGGGCTGGGCCGTATCCTCGTGGGCGGGTTAGCCGCTGCCCTGGGTAGAGCTGCGGGCCGGCGGGGCGACTTCTTCCGGGTGGCCGGGCAGGCCCTGGCCCAAATCGACGACATCGCGGGGACCATGCCCCCCTATGACCGCCACGTGGTCCTGGGGCCCCGGGACCCCCAGAAGGTGGCGGATTCTATCAAGCGGGCCACCGGGGTAGACGCCCTGGTCGCCGACGTCAATGACATCCGTTGTGTGGACATCCTGGGATCCACGAGCGATTACCCGGAGGCCGCCCTCACCGAGGCCCTGCGGGAGAACCCCTTCGGCAACGACGATCAGTGCACGCCGATAGTCGTGCTCAAACCCCTGCGGCGCGACCACTGA
- a CDS encoding type II toxin-antitoxin system VapB family antitoxin produces the protein MYVDRNLLEEAAKLAGFKSFTETIHAALSEFVRRKRLEQLAAALGTVDLALDDRALEELRRDG, from the coding sequence CTGTATGTTGACCGAAATCTGTTGGAGGAAGCGGCGAAGCTGGCCGGGTTCAAGAGCTTCACGGAGACGATCCACGCGGCCCTCTCCGAGTTCGTCCGCAGGAAGCGCCTCGAGCAACTCGCCGCCGCCCTGGGCACCGTCGACCTCGCGCTCGACGACCGGGCGCTGGAGGAGCTGCGCCGCGATGGCTGA
- a CDS encoding PIN domain-containing protein, with the protein MADRFLADTSLWIEALRPGGRSDIAAWLKQAILRDSVVLAQPVLAELLIGARDERQSEELKKKLGALPLLEVGGQVWERAASLGFRLRRRGRMVPLVDLLIAASALEGSCVLAHRDEHFEVVREIEPALRTIDFLVS; encoded by the coding sequence ATGGCTGACCGCTTCCTGGCCGACACTTCCCTCTGGATCGAGGCCCTGCGGCCGGGCGGACGGTCGGACATCGCGGCGTGGCTGAAGCAAGCCATACTCCGCGACTCGGTCGTGCTAGCCCAGCCCGTACTGGCCGAGCTACTGATAGGGGCGCGCGATGAGAGGCAGTCCGAAGAGCTCAAGAAGAAACTCGGCGCCCTGCCGCTCTTGGAGGTGGGAGGCCAGGTGTGGGAGCGGGCAGCTTCCCTGGGCTTCAGACTGCGCCGCCGGGGGCGCATGGTGCCGCTGGTGGATCTCTTGATCGCGGCGTCGGCCCTGGAGGGCTCGTGCGTGCTGGCCCACAGGGACGAGCACTTCGAGGTGGTCAGGGAAATCGAACCGGCGCTACGCACCATCGACTTTCTCGTGTCGTGA
- a CDS encoding Ger(x)C family spore germination protein gives MSLPRGKLVPLACLALVCMVLSGCWDAEDPERTAHVVAMGVDRGNTRALRVTFQIMVPRMLAGGAAAGAAGGGGGGEGGADAPRVWVRAVETDAVSEGFHLLCEYLPRTPALSHLQAVVMSEQVARDRGVASLWDFLTRDAQARRAAQLIVTPGRAEELLRFQPRLADIPGAGLVALLELAADTGATIATPAGRFGLALHAEGMQPVAAMVEIVPPEAQALPGGQSGSPDRAGGQAGGRTTAAPGTVPPTPEVRAAGLAVFRGDRMVGALPQNESLAVSLTLRRARRPLIRATAPDSGAPITARVLSYRPEIKLMTEGGQLRGQTRLRVAAELREELTPTYFIEPARLKQLERALATALTQDLASALRRTQEMGADVFGFGWWLYRKRPQQWFAVREHWDKIYGRLPVDVQVEVKLRAEGLTSKSPLFPGTPGGDR, from the coding sequence GTGAGCCTCCCCCGAGGCAAACTTGTTCCGCTGGCGTGCTTGGCCCTGGTATGTATGGTCCTCTCCGGCTGCTGGGATGCGGAAGACCCGGAGCGCACGGCCCATGTGGTGGCGATGGGCGTCGACCGGGGGAACACCCGCGCCCTGCGGGTCACCTTCCAGATTATGGTGCCGCGCATGCTGGCAGGGGGTGCAGCAGCCGGGGCGGCAGGGGGCGGTGGGGGCGGCGAGGGCGGTGCCGATGCGCCGCGTGTGTGGGTGCGGGCGGTTGAGACCGACGCCGTAAGCGAAGGCTTCCATCTTCTGTGTGAATACCTGCCCCGCACGCCGGCGCTGTCCCACCTGCAGGCGGTGGTCATGTCGGAGCAGGTGGCTCGTGACAGGGGTGTCGCCAGCCTGTGGGACTTCCTGACCCGAGATGCACAGGCGCGCCGCGCCGCCCAGCTCATCGTTACCCCCGGCCGGGCGGAAGAGCTATTGCGTTTTCAGCCGCGGTTGGCTGATATCCCGGGGGCAGGCTTGGTCGCCCTGCTGGAACTGGCGGCTGACACCGGGGCCACCATCGCCACGCCTGCTGGCCGCTTCGGCCTCGCCCTGCACGCCGAGGGCATGCAGCCGGTGGCGGCAATGGTCGAAATCGTTCCCCCGGAAGCCCAGGCCTTACCCGGGGGGCAATCGGGGAGTCCCGACCGGGCGGGTGGCCAGGCCGGCGGCCGGACCACGGCGGCCCCGGGTACGGTTCCGCCCACCCCGGAGGTTCGCGCCGCGGGATTGGCGGTATTCAGGGGAGATCGCATGGTGGGTGCGCTTCCGCAGAACGAATCATTAGCCGTTTCGTTAACGCTGCGCAGGGCAAGGCGGCCACTCATCCGGGCCACCGCCCCCGACTCGGGGGCCCCGATCACGGCGCGCGTGCTGTCGTACCGCCCGGAAATCAAACTGATGACCGAAGGCGGCCAGTTGAGAGGGCAAACGCGCCTGCGTGTTGCGGCAGAACTCCGCGAAGAACTTACCCCCACCTACTTCATCGAGCCGGCCAGGCTCAAGCAGCTCGAACGAGCGCTGGCCACGGCGCTCACGCAGGACCTCGCCAGCGCGCTGCGCCGAACCCAGGAAATGGGAGCCGACGTGTTCGGCTTCGGCTGGTGGTTGTACCGGAAACGACCGCAACAGTGGTTTGCCGTGAGGGAGCACTGGGATAAGATTTACGGACGCTTGCCTGTGGACGTACAGGTCGAGGTCAAACTGCGCGCCGAGGGCCTGACCTCCAAGTCGCCACTTTTCCCGGGGACGCCGGGAGGCGACCGCTGA
- a CDS encoding GerAB/ArcD/ProY family transporter: MKEVRISPGQAALLLFILIWPRYLLLVPSLVAEMAEQDAWVANLMGGFNGVAVVLLLLAVASLAPGKDLIEAAEEGLGKAGGKLLGTLLLAVFLFMTYTTLRASSAFIKETFLRVTPLWANMVLLVTQGIGGAFYGTEPVARAGGITVALLVAGLIPSVALLVGQFDPRLLFPVFARGPLPALRGAPISAFPFGEVVALGMLLPALGGTRRSGPLLAGLLITWVVTGGLLAVDQGILGWYNLSRIPFSFLEGLRVVRVPPLLERIEVAVATIWMLVSFAKIALLFIVQARAAGCILGLGDHRPLIPLLAALTAVFALNVPSQRTVYSRVLFWGGIVSAALQTLLPAVVVLGLLWRRRQVTGSARSGHTPRSTGRRHASPVRARRARP; the protein is encoded by the coding sequence ATGAAGGAAGTACGCATTTCTCCCGGACAGGCGGCATTACTCCTGTTCATCCTCATCTGGCCGCGCTATCTGCTCCTGGTGCCCTCCCTGGTGGCGGAGATGGCGGAACAGGATGCCTGGGTGGCCAATCTCATGGGCGGCTTCAACGGAGTAGCTGTGGTACTGCTGCTGCTGGCGGTAGCCAGCCTGGCCCCGGGGAAGGACCTGATAGAGGCAGCAGAGGAAGGTTTGGGAAAGGCAGGGGGTAAGTTGCTGGGCACCCTGCTGCTGGCCGTATTCCTCTTCATGACGTACACCACCCTGCGGGCGAGCAGCGCCTTCATCAAGGAAACCTTCCTCCGCGTGACTCCCCTGTGGGCCAACATGGTCCTGCTCGTGACCCAGGGGATTGGGGGTGCGTTCTACGGCACCGAACCGGTGGCGAGGGCCGGGGGAATAACCGTGGCGCTGCTCGTTGCGGGCCTCATCCCCAGCGTCGCGCTTCTTGTGGGCCAGTTCGACCCCCGCCTGCTGTTTCCCGTTTTTGCCCGCGGCCCTCTTCCCGCCCTGCGGGGCGCCCCCATTTCCGCCTTCCCTTTTGGGGAGGTGGTGGCGCTGGGCATGCTGCTGCCGGCTCTGGGCGGGACGCGGCGCTCGGGACCTTTGCTGGCAGGCCTGCTCATCACCTGGGTGGTGACGGGGGGCCTGCTCGCCGTGGATCAGGGGATCCTGGGATGGTACAACCTCTCCCGCATACCCTTTTCGTTCCTCGAGGGTCTGCGGGTGGTGCGGGTGCCCCCCCTGCTGGAACGAATCGAGGTGGCAGTCGCAACCATCTGGATGCTCGTCTCCTTCGCCAAAATCGCCCTCCTCTTCATCGTACAGGCGCGGGCTGCCGGGTGCATCCTGGGGCTTGGTGACCACCGTCCCCTGATCCCCCTGCTGGCCGCCCTGACCGCGGTATTCGCCCTCAACGTGCCCTCCCAGCGCACCGTGTACAGCCGGGTCCTGTTCTGGGGTGGCATCGTCTCCGCGGCTCTCCAGACGCTCCTGCCAGCCGTGGTGGTCCTGGGGCTTTTGTGGCGCCGCCGGCAGGTCACCGGTTCGGCGCGGTCAGGGCACACCCCCAGGTCCACGGGGCGACGGCATGCCTCCCCTGTGCGGGCAAGGAGGGCCCGGCCGTGA